From a single Larimichthys crocea isolate SSNF chromosome XIII, L_crocea_2.0, whole genome shotgun sequence genomic region:
- the isoc2 gene encoding isochorismatase domain-containing protein 2 isoform X1, which translates to MANIGRLSTKDTVLFLCDMQEKFRPNIFQFTNIVSNAARLLQASRVLGIPPILTEQYPKGLGPTVPELGASDLKAYAKTSFTMMIEEVERQLEALGNPKQAILCGIEAHACIACTAYDLLEKGMEVHIVADAVSSRSQTDRLFALSRLKQSGAYLTTTEAVMLQLVQDAKHPNFKEIQKLLAHPSPDTGLLAFFSAL; encoded by the exons A TGGCAAACATTGGCAGACTTTCCACCAAGGACACGGTGCTCTTCCTGTGTGACATGCAGGAGAAGTTCAGACCCAACATCTTCCAGTTCACCAACATTGTCAGCAATGCGGCCAGATTGCTCCAG gcCAGTCGCGTTCTGGGCATCCCCCCCATTTTGACGGAGCAGTACCCTAAAGGTTTGGGTCCCACTGTACCAGAGCTGGGAGCCTCAGATCTGAAAGCTTACGCTAAAACTTCATTCACCATGATGATCGAGGAGGTGGAGAGGCAGCTGGAGGCCCTGGGGAACCCCAAGCAGGCTATACTGTGTGGGATAGAGGCGCACGCCTGTATTGCG TGCACAGCATACGACCTGCTTGAAAAGGGAATGGAGGTTCATATTGTGGCTGACGCTGTCTCATCCAGAAG CCAGACAGACCGTTTGTTTGCTCTGTCCCGGCTGAAGCAGAGCGGAGCGTACCTCACCACCACAGAGGCTGTTATGCTGCAGCTGGTTCAGGATGCTAAACACCCCAACTTCAAGGAG ATCCAGAAGCTTTTGGCCCACCCATCCCCTGACACCGGCCTCCTCGCCTTCTTCAGCGCCCTGTAG
- the atg12 gene encoding ubiquitin-like protein ATG12, giving the protein MSDSAESPTETQKEDSQPPTDDSTTNEEKKKIDVLLKAVGDTPIMKTKKWAVDRGRTVQSLSQFISRFLKLDATEQLFIYVNQSFAPSPDQDVGVLFDCFGSDGKLVLHYCKSQAWG; this is encoded by the exons ATGTCTGACAGCGCAGAGTCCCCGACAGAGACGCAGAAAGAGGATTCACAGCCGCCGACAGACGACTCGACGACtaatgaagagaagaaaaaga TCGACGTGTTGCTGAAGGCTGTGGGAGACACTCCTATCATGAAGACAAAGAAGTGGGCAGTGGACAGAGGGAGGACGGTTCAGTCCCTGTCTCAGTTCATCTCTCGCTTCCTCAAGCTTGATGCCACTGAACAGCTG ttcaTTTATGTTAACCAGTCTTTCGCCCCCTCACCGGATCAAGACGTAGGGGTCCTATTTGAT tgttttggcaGCGATGGAAAACTGGTTCTACACTACTGTAAATCTCAAGCCTGGGGTTAA
- the LOC104929800 gene encoding germ cell-specific gene 1-like protein: MLERMSRRSRSLLSLTLTTLALALSILALCTSYWCEGTHKVVKPLCLSPVKMKNCGQNNSEPYTTESPTQNPFNRTLSPARRDELAKIKQRQLANAVHYIWETGEDKFAFRYFHTGFWESCEKHNDGEKCRSFIDLTPGETQGVLWLSVISEFTYIGLLGMGFLLMWLEVLCSHKEMHSLKINAYAAICTVLSGLLGMVAHMMYTTVFQMTVIVGPKDWRPQTWDYGWSFALAWVSFSCCMGAAVVTLNSYTKTIIELRRRQRLRLDEARAATHAPSYDEVVPGGGLYSVSGLLQCPGGMIDVAWAPNGSVVGVGNGDVPTLVLVGGCGPEGCEDCEREIDQMDEAMDQVDSPC; encoded by the exons ATGCTGGAGCGTATGTCCCGTCGCTCTCGCTCCCTGCTCTCCCTGACCTTGACCACTCTGGCTCTGGCCCTCTCCATCTTGGCTCTCTGCACCTCTTACTGGTGTGAGGGCACCCACAAGGTGGTCAAACCTCTCTGCCTGTCGCCTGTCAAAATGAAGAACTGTGGGCAGAACAACAGCGAGCCTTACACCACAG AGAGTCCCACTCAGAACCCCTTCAACCGCACACTGTCTCCAGCCAGGAGGGACGAGCTGGCCAAGATCAAACAAAGGCAGCTGGCCAACGCGGTACACTACATCTGGGAGACGGGAGAAGACAAGTTTGCTTTTAGATATTTCCACACAGGTTTCTGGGAAAGCTGTGAGAAACACAACGATG GGGAGAAATGTCGAAGCTTTATAGATCTAACGCCTGGAGAAACACAAG GTGTGCTCTGGCTGTCAGTTATTTCAGAGTTCACATACATCGGTCTGCTGGGGATGGGCTTCTTGCTGATGTGGTTGGAAGTCTTATGTTCCCATAAAGAGATGCACTCGCTAAAAATCAATGCTTATGCCGCTATCTGTACTGTGCTATCAG GTCTTCTTGGGATGGTAGCCCATATGATGTACACCACAGTGTTTCAGATGACAGTCATTGTGGGCCCCAAAGACTGGAGGCCTCAAACCTGGGACTACGGCTGGTCATTCGC TCTCGCCTGGGTGTCCTTCAGTTGCTGTATGGGTGCCGCTGTGGTCACACTCAACTCCTACACGAAGACCATCATTGAGCTCCGTCGCAGACAGAGGCTCCGTTTGGATGAAGCAAGAGCCGCCACTCATGCTCCTTCCTATGACGAGGTTGTCCCAGGTGGCGGGCTCTACTCTGTCAGTGGCCTGTTGCAGTGTCCAGGTGGCATGATTGATGTAGCGTGGGCCCCAAATGGCAGCGTGGTTGGAGTGGGAAATGGGGATGTACCGACACTGGTTTTAGTAGGAGGTTGTGGGCCAGAGGGGTGTGAagactgtgagagagagatagatcAGATGGATGAAGCAATGGACCAAGTTGATTCACCTTGTTAG
- the rcvrn2 gene encoding recoverin 2 — protein MGNTTSSALSKEILEDLKLSTIFTEHEISQWYENFQKQCPTGRITPEEFEQIYARFFPDSDAKSYARHVFRSFDTNDDGTLDFKEYIIALHMTSTGKTTRKLEWAFSLFDVDKNGYINKTEVTEICQAIFKLIPKEEQSKLPEDENTPEKRANKLWSYFEKRDNERLAEGEFIKGVIENENAMRLIHYEPIKQ, from the exons ATGGGAAATACAACCAGTAGCGCATTATCAAAGGAGATCCTGGAGGACCTGAAGCTCAGCACCATATTCACTGAACATGAGATCTCCCAGTGGTACGAGAACTTCCAGAAGCAGTGCCCAACGGGGCGCATAACACCAGAAGAGTTTGAACAGATCTACGCCCGCTTCTTTCCTGACAGTGATGCCAAGAGCTACGCACGGCATGTGTTTCGCTCCTTTGACACCAACGACGATGGCACTTTGGACTTCAAGGAGTACATCATTGCACTGCACATGACCTCCACTGGGAAGACCACCCGAAAGCTGGAGTGGGCCTTCTCGCTGTTTGATGTAGACAAGAACGGATACATCAACAAGACAGAAGTGACGGAAATCTGCCAG GCCATATTTAAGCTGATCCCCAAGGAGGAGCAGAGCAAGCTACCAGAGGATGAGAACACACCCGAGAAGAGAGCCAACAAGCTGTGGTCTTACTTTGAAAAGCGAGACAACG AGCGACTGGCTGAAGGAGAGTTCATCAAAGGAGTGATCGAAAACGAGAATGCAATGCGTCTTATCCACTATGAACCGATCAAACAATAA